A genomic segment from Anabas testudineus chromosome 6, fAnaTes1.2, whole genome shotgun sequence encodes:
- the si:dkey-12e7.1 gene encoding F-box protein, translating to MSPRKRTLVPVNSRRKAVDDHFPFNFLPVECQLHVLSFLNEVDKCSCALVCLSWSCLVRSWKLWRVADYSRRGVFHLGQEGLLVSNREFERWKSWVHHYTHHLISRRASLLTLKASFDLGDRCNKWCELLVHLLDNVHCRDLSHLDLNWTFTLLEPLDLRVHSSSSSHQDSITKMDQVTSFQELLTKLTHSCPRISKMRLHFDWSDLSVSLLSQFQQLRVLELKYFWVFKGVTPSTLQTLTKSLPNLKSLTLHVLVPLRNLGISYTLESQSLEFLDVSPSRGLVFSCLKLPALRELRAKKIVRGITLDRRTRLRIQSRWPCLYHVLREGTPKLQALNNERLLPTWREENYGELSAILEQSCYCVQHLDSWLW from the exons ATGTCACCACGAAAAAGAACCCTGGTTCCCGTGAACAGCCGGCGGAAAGCGGTCGACGACCACTTCCCTTTCAACTTCCTGCCCGTGGAGTGCCAGCTGCACGTCCTTTCCTTTCTGAACGAGGTGGATAAGTGTAGCTGTGCTTTGGTTTGCCTCAGCTGGAGCTGTCTTGTCCGCTCATGGAAGCTGTGGCGTGTAGCTGACTATTCCCGTCGTGGCGTCTTCCACCTGGGTCAGGAGGGGCTGCTCGTTTCCAATCGTGAGTTTGAGAGGTGGAAATCCTGGGTCCACCATTACACCCACCACCTCATCTCGCGGCGCGCAAGCCTGCTCACGCTGAAGGCAAGCTTTGACCTGGGGGATCGCTGCAACAAGTGGTGTGAGCTGCTGGTTCACCTGCTGGATAATGTTCACTGCAGAGACCTCAGCCACCTGGACCTCAACTGGACCTTTACTCTTCTTGAACCACTGGACCTCAGGGTCCACTCCAGCTCCAGTTCACACCAGGACAGCATTACCAAAATGGACCag GTGACGAGTTTCCAGGAGCTGCTGACCAAACTCACCCACAGCTGCCCACGCATCTCCAAGATGCGGCTACATTTTGACTGGTCGGACCTGTCAGTGTCACTGCTCAGCCAGTTCCAGCAGCTCCGCGTCCTCGAGCTCAAATACTTCTGGGTGTTTAAAGGGGTCACTCCCTCCACGTTGCAGACCCTAACCAAGTCCCTGCCTAACCTGAAGTCTTTGACTTTACACGTTCTGGTGCCGCTGAGGAACCTGGGCATCTCATACACTCTGGAGTCTCAGTCTCTAGAGTTCCTTGATGTGTCGCCTAGTCGGGGATTAGTCTTCTCCTGTCTAAAGCTGCCCGCCCTGCGTGAGCTTCGAGCGAAGAAGATTGTCCGAGGTATCACACTGGACCGGAGGACCAGGTTGAGGATTCAGAGCCGGTGGCCTTGTCTGTACCACGTCCTCCGGGAGGGGACACCCAAGCTTCAGGCTCTAAACAATGAGAGGCTCCTTCCCacatggagagaggagaactaTGGGGAACTGTCTGCCATCCTGGAACAGTCCTGTTACTGTGTTCAGCATCTAGACAGCTGGCTTTGGTAG